In Brienomyrus brachyistius isolate T26 chromosome 19, BBRACH_0.4, whole genome shotgun sequence, one DNA window encodes the following:
- the LOC125714323 gene encoding hypoxia-inducible factor 1-alpha-like, which produces MDGGVLPERKRVSSEHRKEKSRDAARCRRGKESEVFFELAHQLPLPHSVTSNLDKASIMRLTISYLRMRRLLSSDEPVEESELDSQLNTFYLKALEGFLMVLSEDGDMVYLSENVNKCMGLTQFDLTGHSIFDFAHPCDHEEVREILIHRTGSPKKTKEQNTERHFFLRMKCTLTSRGRTVNIKSATWKVLHCMGHVLLPKGEEEQSDCGYKQPPVPYLVLICEPIPHPSNIEVPLDSKTFLSRHNLDMKFSYCDERITELLGYKPEELLNRSAYEYYHALDSDHLTKTHHNLFAKGQVTTGQYRMLAKKGGFVWVDTQATVIYNTKNSQPQCIVCVNYVLSGVEEKDLVLSLRQTEGDKEVEEVEDLQSPEADTVKHFISYKEAIVKDSLYEQLKGEPEHLTQLAPAAGDTIIQLDFSMPEPTLQGLDQVAVYNDVMLPSSNEKSPLSPLSPSDSPQPLGINLDPTLGGGDMAKLESCAEDLSFPVPCALVTPGLESLGLRSNTSSEPSSPLQFCFSVDSDIDVEFKFDLVEKLFAKDPEANPPFTAQSTEDLDLDMLAPYIPMDDDFQLRMLPSTEQLLSPAPDLADMSAFFQPCPPVVKQEPRPSTPLRLPLAEPRSAPSSPAPDPRHGASSLGKRAPPLHRELSPKMLALHNIQRKRKLHEVTAVPQHVTSELQDTEESRKKVRGLETATALPLRKTVLLLPSDMASHLLSSGLPELTRYDCEVNAPVLSRQHLLQGEELLRALDHGD; this is translated from the exons GGTAAGCTCAGAGCATCGGAAGGAGAAGTCCCGTGACGCGGCACGATGTCGACGTGGCAAGGAGTCTGAGGTGTTCTTTGAGCTGGCGCACCAGCTGCCTCTCCCGCATAGCGTCACCTCCAACTTGGACAAGGCCTCCATCATGAGGCTGACCATCAGCTACCTGCGAATGCGGAGGCTGCTGAGCTCGG ATGAGCCTGTGGAGGAATCTGAGCTGGACAGCCAGCTGAACACCTTCTACCTGAAAGCTTTGGAGGGTTTCCTTATGGTGCTGTCCGAGGACGGTGACATGGTGTACCTCTCGGAGAACGTCAACAAATGCATGGGTCTCACCCAG TTTGACCTCACAGGCCACAGCATTTTCGACTTCGCCCACCCCTGCGACCACGAAGAAGTGAGGGAGATCCTCATACACAGAACAG GTTCACCCAAAAAAACCAAGGAGCAGAACACAGAGAGACACTTCTTCCTGCGAATGAAATGTAcactcaccagcagggggcgtactGTCAACATAAAATCAGCGACATGGAAG GTGCTGCACTGCATGGGTCACGTCCTCCTGCCCAAAGGAGAGGAAGAGCAGAGTGACTGCGGCTACAAACAGCCACCGGTGCCCTACCTGGTGCTCATCTGTGAGCCCATCCCTCACCCCTCCAACATCGAGGTCCCACTGGACAGCAAGACTTTCCTGAGCCGGCACAACCTGGACATGAAATTCTCCTACTGCGATGAGAG GATCACAGAGCTGTTGGGTTACAAGCCAGAGGAGTTGCTGAATCGCTCTGCATACGAGTACTACCACGCTCTCGACTCGGACCACCTCACAAAGACGCATCACAACC TATTTGCCAAGGGCCAGGTCACCACGGGACAGTACCGCATGCTGGCCAAGAAGGGTGGCTTTGTGTGGGTCGATACCCAGGCCACCGTCATCTACAACACCAAGAACTCTCAACCGCAGTGCATCGTATGTGTGAACTACGTGCTCAG TGGGGTGGAGGAGAAGGATCTGGTGCTTTCTCTGCGACAGACGGAAGGGGACAAGGAAGTTGAGGAGGTGGAGGACCTGCAGAGTCCAGAGGCAGATACAGTGAAGCACTTCATCAGCTACAAGGAGGCTATTGTCAAGGACAGCTTGTATGAGCAACTGAAGGGTGAACCGGAGCACCTGACCCAACTGGCGCCTGCAGCCGGCGACACCATCATCCAGCTGGACTTCAGCATGCCTG AACCCACCCTGCAGGGTTTGGACCAAGTTGCAGTCTACAACGATGTCATGCTGCCTTCTTCCAACGAGAAGTCGCCTCTGTCTCCGCTCTCCCCAAGTGATTCGCCCCAACCTCTGGGGATCAACCTGGACCCCACTCTCGGCGGGGGGGACATGGCTAAACTAGAGTCATGTGCTGAAGACTTGTCcttccctgtgccctgtgctctGGTCACTCCTGGGCTGGAGTCGTTGGGCCTCCGCTCTAACACCAGCTCAGAG CCTAGCAGCCCACTGCAGTTCTGCTTCTCAGTGGACTCTGACATCGACGTCGAATTCAAATTCGACCTGGTAGAGAAACTGTTTGCCAAAGACCCTGAAGCCAACCCCCCTTTCACTGCACAG TCCACGGAGGACTTGGACCTGGACATGTTGGCCCCCTATATTCCCATGGACGACGACTTCCAGCTACGCATGCTGCCCTCCACCGAGCAACTGCTCTCCCCCGCTCCGGACCTGGCTGACATGAGCGCCTTCTTCCAGCCATGTCCCCCTGTCGTCAAGCAGGAGCCGCGGCCTTCCACGCCGCTCCGTCTGCCGCTGGCCGAGCCGCGCAGCGCCCCCAGCTCGCCCGCGCCAGACCCCCGGCATGGTGCCAGCTCGCTCGGCAAGAG GGCACCACCGCTGCACAGGGAGCTCTCCCCCAAAATGCTGGCCCTGCACAACATCCAGCGTAAGAGGAAGCTGCACGAGGTGACCGCTGTGCCCCAGCACGTCACATCG GAATTGCAGGACACTGAAGAGTCGAGGAAGAAAGTGCGGGGCCTGGAAACCGCCACAGCACTCCCCCTGCGCAAGACGGTACTGCTTCTGCCGTCAG ACATGGCGAGCCACTTGCTGAGCAGCGGGCTGCCGGAGCTGACACGCTACGACTGCGAAGTCAACGCGCCAGTGCTCAGCCGCCAGCATCTGCTGCAAGGCGAGGAGCTCCTGCGGGCGCTGGACCACGGCGACTGA